From Chryseobacterium sp. IHB B 17019, one genomic window encodes:
- a CDS encoding GLPGLI family protein gives MKYYLVIMIFLFTKVSSQIKFNVEYEADYELNYKDFTTDVAKSKTTFALLLNQNESYFKNMNKYIKDSLINEKQIILSGNAYNDMKMTGKYYSNFPETIGITSSKVYVSLAVYNKNFRYEEDNNISWQLQNDFKTIGKYKVQKAIAKKYGRTWVAWFAKDIPFPFGPYKFSGLPGLILEVYDDKDDYHYSLYKFGKRKYICNSANMYKNAKLVDKSKVFDQKRKSMQDINKFKELIDDPEIIQTITKRAPVVAKEYNPIELKIY, from the coding sequence ATGAAGTATTATTTAGTTATTATGATATTTTTATTTACAAAAGTATCATCCCAAATAAAATTCAATGTTGAATATGAGGCGGATTATGAATTGAATTATAAAGATTTTACCACAGATGTAGCAAAAAGCAAAACTACTTTTGCTTTATTACTAAATCAGAATGAATCATATTTTAAGAATATGAATAAGTATATAAAGGATTCATTAATAAATGAAAAGCAGATTATTTTGTCAGGAAATGCTTATAATGACATGAAAATGACAGGAAAATATTATAGTAATTTTCCCGAAACGATTGGTATTACTTCTTCTAAAGTATATGTAAGTCTAGCTGTATATAATAAAAACTTTAGATATGAAGAAGATAATAACATAAGCTGGCAATTGCAAAATGATTTTAAAACAATAGGAAAATATAAAGTTCAAAAAGCAATAGCTAAAAAATATGGAAGAACATGGGTAGCATGGTTTGCAAAAGATATTCCTTTTCCTTTTGGACCTTATAAATTCAGTGGATTACCAGGACTGATTTTAGAGGTATATGACGATAAAGATGATTATCACTATTCATTATATAAATTTGGAAAACGAAAATATATATGCAACTCTGCTAATATGTATAAAAATGCAAAATTAGTTGACAAATCAAAAGTATTTGATCAAAAAAGAAAGTCTATGCAGGATATTAATAAATTCAAAGAATTAATTGATGATCCGGAAATTATCCAAACTATTACTAAAAGAGCACCAGTTGTAGCAAAAGAATATAACCCGATTGAATTAAAAATATATTAA